One genomic segment of Hevea brasiliensis isolate MT/VB/25A 57/8 chromosome 3, ASM3005281v1, whole genome shotgun sequence includes these proteins:
- the LOC131178430 gene encoding uncharacterized protein LOC131178430 codes for MKENGDQPLPKPRRRRRRCFIVGGSILLLFFILFIVILILALTVFKAKEPKVQVISASLEGVSPRISFPVINIELNITLNLTLRIQNRNYASFKHGPGKSFILYHAKEVGEVDLDPGVIPSRGSTTTPCRLTIEVDELASNLISLIGDILSGQLVMETRTRIPGRINFLGVFKKHAVAKSACEFTFAFPAMKIKNLKCKSKTKL; via the coding sequence aaagaaaatggcgATCAGCCACTCCCTAAGCCACGGAGGCGCCGCCGCCGCTGCTTCATCGTTGGCGGGTCGATTCTACTTTTATTCTTCATCCTATTCATAGTCATTCTCATCCTAGCTTTGACAGTGTTCAAGGCTAAAGAACCTAAGGTCCAGGTTATCTCAGCTTCCCTAGAAGGCGTTTCTCCTCGCATCTCATTCCCAGTTATCAATATTGAACTCAACATCACTCTTAACCTCACGCTTCGAATCCAAAACCGAAATTACGCCAGCTTCAAGCACGGCCCTGGAAAGAGTTTTATTCTTTACCATGCAAAAGAGGTGGGAGAAGTAGACCTGGACCCGGGTGTTATACCCTCTAGGGGGTCAACGACGACTCCGTGCAGGCTTACTATAGAGGTGGATGAGTTAGCATCAAATCTGATAAGCTTGATCGGTGATATATTGTCTGGACAACTTGTTATGGAAACACGTACAAGAATTCCAGGGCGGATTAATTTCCTGGGGGTATTCAAGAAGCATGCTGTTGCTAAATCTGCATGCGAGTTCACCTTTGCTTTTCCTGCCATGAAGATTAAAAACCTGAAGTGCAAGAGCAAGACCAAGTTATGA